The genomic stretch TCCATCGAATAAGCTTTTCCACGAAAGGTCAAAGCTAGTTCTTCTGCCTTCTCTATCGTTCGATTGGCAACCATCACGTTTTGAACACCTTGGGAATGAAGGTGAATAGCGGTTAATTCACTCATTTCCCCTGCCCCAATAATCAATACTGATTTATCTTCAAAGTGTTCAAATACCTTCTTTGTTAATTCAACCGCAGCATAACTGATCGATACAGCATTTTGGCCAATTCCCGTTTCAGTATGAACTCTTTTTCCAAACGTAATTGCCTGTTTAAATAAACGATTAAATAAAGTGCCTGTTGTCTTATATGTTTGTGCTATAAAAAATGCTTCCCGAACCTGCCCTAAAATCTGAGTTTCCCCGACGATCATCGAATCTAAGCCTGCAATCACATGAAAAAGATGTTCAGTTGCTTCCCTATCTTGCTTCACATATAAGTGATGAGCGAATTCCTCTTTTGGAAGATGAAACCATTCAGAAAAAAATCTCTTAATAAAATGTTCTCCGGTATGCAACTGATCAACCACAGCATAAATTTCCGTTCGATTACAGGTGCTGATGATCACGGCTTCTAAGATACTTTTCATTTGCTTTAGTCGTGTTAATGCATCTGGTAGTTCTTGTTCTTGAAAGGTAAATTTTTCGCGAATCTCTATAGGGGTTGTTCGATAATTTAACCCAACGACCATCACATACATTTCTTATTCCCACCCATAGTTCCAGTTTAAATACGTATCCATTTCAATTTAACTTCATTATAACATTGAAAGTTCATTTCCACACATTTTTTTGAACCGATTCTGATACTCTTTCATATGATATTGGTGATAGAAATAGGCAAATGCGGAGGTGTTTGATCTTGACAAAAGCTTTAAAGATAAGTTTCATCATTCTAATCTTTACAACATTTACCTTTTTCGCAGGATGCTCTGATTCAGCCACACCCAAAACTCAAGAGAAAATTCGTTTAGCAGAAGTGACTCATTCCATCTTCTATACCCCATTATATGTAGCAATTGAGAAAGGATTCTTTAAAGAACAAGGATTAGAAGTCGAACTATTTAATGCCAATGGTGGGGATAAAACAATGACAGCACTTGTCAGTGGCAGTGCAGACATCATTTTGGTCGGAACGGAAACGACCATCTATGTATATAGCCAAAATCCGAAAGACCCTGCCATTAACTTTGCTCAATTAACGCAAACAGATGGATCGTTCCTCGTGTCAAGAAAACCCATTGATTTCTTTAAATGGGATATGTTAAAAGGAAAAGTCCTCCTTGGTCAAAGAAAAGGCGGAATGCCGGAAATGGTTAGTGAGTATGTGCAAGTGAAACAGGGAATTCGCCCAAAAGTGGATAACACTATTATTCAAAATGTGGACTTTGCTAACTTAGGTACAGCATTTGTCTCTGGTACCGGTGACTTTGTCCAATTATTCGAGCCGGTTGCTTCCAAAATTGAAGCAGAAGGAAAAGGCTATGTGGTCGCTTCTTTTGGAAAAGATAGTGGAAAATTGCCTTATACCGTATTTATTACTCGCCAAAGCATGATTAACCAAAGTCCCGAGAAAGTACAAAAATTCACCAATGCCATATATAAAGCACAACAATGGGTCGAAAATCACACGATTGAGGAAATCGCAGACGTAATCCAACCCCAATTCCAAGACTTGGATCGCAAAATTATGTTGCGAGTCCTTGATCGTTATCGTTCTCAAGGTTCATGGGCAACTGATCCAATTATTGATGAGGCTGAATACCATAACCTTGAAAGAGTAATGGAAAATGCCGGCGAATTGAAGTCGAAAGCCCCTTATGAAAAAATCGTAAATACTGATTTTGCAAGAAAAGCAATGAGATAAGAAAAAATCATATTTCTTAGAAAAACGGAGCATTCCGCTCCGTTTTTCTCATTATGTGGTTTGTGATTGCAACGCGTCTCCGTTCTCCGTACCTTTTTCTAATTAAAGTAATCGGTGAAAAAGGTACTCCGCAAAGTCGTCGCTTTTGTAACTCACAAACCACCTTTATGTTAAATTCACAAACGTCTCAATATCTTGCTCAATCAATTTGAGTGAATTACGCCAAAAATCAACCTGTGTCACATCAATCCCCATGGTTTTGGTGACATCAGCAATCTTCATTTTTCCTGTCACCGACAGAAGTTGATCGTACTCTTTGACAAATTCTTTTCCCCGTTTTAGATACTCTGCATATAACCCTTTAGCAAATAATAAGCCAAAGGCATAGGGAAAGTTATAAAAATTATAATCGGCAAAATAATAGTGAGGCTTACATACCCACATGTATGGATGTAAGTATTGATGATCTAACCCATTGCCATATGCTTCTTTTTGCGCATTGAGCATCACTTCTTTTAGTTCATCCACCGATAATGAGCCTTCTTCCCTTCGTTTAAAGACTTCACTTTCAAAGAGAAAAC from Tepidibacillus fermentans encodes the following:
- the hemA gene encoding glutamyl-tRNA reductase, with translation MYVMVVGLNYRTTPIEIREKFTFQEQELPDALTRLKQMKSILEAVIISTCNRTEIYAVVDQLHTGEHFIKRFFSEWFHLPKEEFAHHLYVKQDREATEHLFHVIAGLDSMIVGETQILGQVREAFFIAQTYKTTGTLFNRLFKQAITFGKRVHTETGIGQNAVSISYAAVELTKKVFEHFEDKSVLIIGAGEMSELTAIHLHSQGVQNVMVANRTIEKAEELALTFRGKAYSMEDLSHALLKADIVISSTGADSLILSRAQVADVMKKRGNRPLFMIDIAVPRDLDPAIQDCENVYLFNIDDLQEIVDGNIRERQRIAGEVQVKITVEVDQFYQWVNTLGVIPLISKLREKSEKIQEETMKSLENKLSHLSERDLTIIRKHTKSIVNQMLKEPILNLKENAIKPDAELMMEYFRKIFGIEEGELRESVQYEHRKNKEIYQSERRFELKTSLFK
- a CDS encoding ABC transporter substrate-binding protein — protein: MTKALKISFIILIFTTFTFFAGCSDSATPKTQEKIRLAEVTHSIFYTPLYVAIEKGFFKEQGLEVELFNANGGDKTMTALVSGSADIILVGTETTIYVYSQNPKDPAINFAQLTQTDGSFLVSRKPIDFFKWDMLKGKVLLGQRKGGMPEMVSEYVQVKQGIRPKVDNTIIQNVDFANLGTAFVSGTGDFVQLFEPVASKIEAEGKGYVVASFGKDSGKLPYTVFITRQSMINQSPEKVQKFTNAIYKAQQWVENHTIEEIADVIQPQFQDLDRKIMLRVLDRYRSQGSWATDPIIDEAEYHNLERVMENAGELKSKAPYEKIVNTDFARKAMR